The window ATATCGTCTCGCTTTGTGAGCAATAACTACTACCCGTGCGAACCATCTGGTATTGGAGACTATCTCCCGACGTTACTCGGACCTGTGTACCAATACCATCTCGATTGCTACGGACACCCACAGTTTTCACTCGGAGATAATTAGACAACGGTTCGGTATCGTTTCGCAGAAGCCATGCCCCAGCATATTCAGTTTTAACACCGTTATTGCTTACAAGGAGATCCAGATCGCCATCGTTATCGTAATCGCCGTAGGCACACCCGCGTCCGACCCCCTCGCGAACGAGTCCAGCGTGCTTTGTAATATCTCGAAACGTCCCATCCTTCTGATTTTGAAAGAGGGAAGGGAGTTGTGCATAAGGGGTATGCTGCTGATAACGAAGCACCTCCGGTTCAATGTGTCCATTCACACAAAACAGATCGAGCACGCCATCTAAGTTGCAATCAAAAAACAAAACCCCAAACGTCAGGGACCGGTAACTTAGATCGGCAATCTGGACACGGTTAGCGTTATCCGTGAAATAGGGGTCGCCTGATTCCGCGTAAAAGAAGGCACTCTTTTCGTTGCTAAAATTGCCGATGGCGATTGCGGTGCCGCCGTTGTTATAGACATCCGCTGCATCAATGCCCATACCACCCCGTGCTCTCCCTGTCTCACTGAAGGCAATACCCATAACGAGGGCTTCATCGGTAAATGTGCCATCCCCGTTGTTCCGATAGAGAAAATTGGGTTCAGTATCGTTGGCGACAGCGAGATCAATCCATCCGTCCCGGTTATAATCCAACAGGGTAACACCGAGCGATTTTCCTATCGGATTGTAGAGTCCAGCTTGCACAGTGAGGTCTGTGAAGGTGCCATCCCCTCGGTTGCGATAAAACCGAGCGGACTGCCCAGTATAGACAGTCGGCGTGCAATAGGTACGGTGTCGCTTGTTGTCAGTCGTAGAAATCACTGTACACGGCAGATCCGTCTCAGGGGTCCATTCAACGTAGTTGCAAACAAACAGGTCGAGCCACCCATCGTTATCGGCATCAAAGAAAGCGGCACTTGTCGACCAGTTTGGATCCGCGACCGCTGCGAATCCAGTGACATCCGTAAAAGTTCGGTCTCCGTTATTGCGGAAGAGTCGATTTTCACCGACGTTGGTGAAGTAGACATCCGGATCGGCATCGTTGTCGTAATCCGCCACCGTTATGCCCATCCCATACATGGGGACGTTCAGTTTCGCTGCTTCAGTAACATCGACGAACCGTCCGCTGCCTATGTTGCGATAAAGCCGCGGGGTGTATGTCGTTCCCGCGAGTTCCCAAGGTGTTCCATTTGCGAGGAGAATGTCTAAATGACCATCAGTATCGTAGTCGAAAAAGGCACATCCAGCACCCATCGTTTCAGGCATATACCGTTCACCGGTTGCCCCTGTGGCGTGCCGAAATTCGACACCAGACAGTTCGGTGACATCCGTAAATCGGACATCGGCTTCCGCAGGAATACATAGACAGATTAAAACGCACAAGCGCAGAAAGGTCGGCATGAGGTATTCTTCGTAGTGTGCCGGCAGACGTTAGTAGTCTGTCACATCTAAACTGACAGGTCGTTCGTAGTAGGGCAATTCATTGCCCGTTTCTGACGTGCGATAAATCGCACTACTACGAACTGGGGTTTCCCATCATTTGAAAGTTGACAGAACATTAGGCTTTGTAAAATTCAACCGTTGTGCCAGCCATATCTTCGACCTTGTCTATCAACGCTTGCCTCTCATCATCTTCCATGCCTGTGAACTTTTTGGCGATGTCAATTTTCTCTTGCATCTGCTCGGCATTGTCAGGACCAGTAACAAGTGTGCTCACCGGTAGAGACCAGACAAACCGAATCGCTTCGGAAACGCTGACTTTATCAGGGACGACTTTCGGATTTGAGCCGTGTTTACCGTGCCGCGACCCACCGAAAAATCCACCGTTCGCGAGTGCCTTCATCCCAATGACACCGATATTGCGTTCAACGAGCGTCGGGACGACTCTTTCAATGAAACTCTCGTAGTTCATATCAACAAGGTTCATTGACAATTGACATGCATCGAAAATATCGGTACGTTCAAGCATACGTTCATGGGCTGCAGGGCTCGAATGCCCAGTGAATCCGATATAGCGCGTTTTCCCTGTCTCTTTCGCCTCGAGCATAACATCAAGGATGCTGTTATCAATTCGCTCATCTACGTCTGCGGGGTTCCTGATCGAATGCACCTGCCAGAGATCGAGCTGTTCGGTGTTCAAACGTGAGAGTGAACCTTCGAGATGTCTCCAAGCACCATCAGCAGTAATTGCCGTCGTTTTCGTCATCAGAAACACATCATCTCTATATTTTGGCACTAATAGTTTCCCGAGACGGCTCTCACTGCCACCGCGTTGATAAGATTCTGCGCTATCAAAGAACCGGACGCCGCCTTCAAGTGCGATGTCAATTGTTTTCTGTGCCTCCGCTTCAGACATCTCTCCGATATGCCATCCGCCAAGGGCAAGCATGGTTACCGCTTCGCCGGTGCGTCCGAGTCTCCGTGTTGGCAGGAGGGTGCCTAAACGGTCGCTGGCAATATTTGCTTCGTCCCCTTCTGCACACGCTGATGACAGGAGAATGCCTGTTGTCAAACCTGCCATCGATTTTAGAAATCCACGTCGATCAATCATAGTCATCACCTCCGTGTTTATATCCTAATGCATTTCAGAATTTTTGTCAAATGTTTTTTCTATAGAACAAGCGGTCAGGACGTTCCGCTACGCGAATCAGAATCAATGGTATTCAGGTTTCCTTATGGGCATGTAATCAACGGTATGAAGCCCGTGTAGGCTTCACCGGGGTATGAATGCCTTAATGGCATTCCCCGCACTGTCAGTCGTCAGTAATGATGATTTTCCTTGATTTAAATAGGTGTTAGGGATTATAATAATTCTAATGAGTAGTATCGCATTCATTTTTACTAAAATAATCTGAGTTGCACTTGGAATGGACTTGCGAACAAGTGGTCAAAACTCTTCGGGCATTAGGGTTTGACAACACTTGTTTTTTTATCTTTACACATTTAATAGTATGGAAAACGCTTCACCGAAAGAGATCCCTGATAAACTCGTTGTCCTGACATTTGACGACGGATGTAAATCGCAGGCGACTTTTGTAGGTCCGCTTCTGAGTGCCTACGACTTTGGTGCCACCTTTTACATTACCGAAGGTCTAAACTTCCTGAGAAATAAAGAAGCCTACATGACGTGGGAAGAGGTGCGTGGATTGCACGATGCGGGTTTCGAGATTGGCAATCATACACGCCACCACCGGAATGTGACCCAACAATCAGCGGCGGAACTCCGTGGGGATTTATCGCATATTGATGTACGTTGTGCAGCGTCCGGTATTCCGAAACCCACGACGTTCTGTTATCCCGGTTATAGCCACGGCGAAGCCGCTGTTGAAGTGCTTGCGGAACACGGCTTTCATTTTGCCCGACGGGGTGTTGCCCCAGAGTTCCCTTACGACGGTGAAGGCGGACGCGGACCTGCATATAACCCAACGGTGCATCATCGACTCCTCATCCCGACGACAGGTGCTTCGGGTCCACATTGGAACTTTGACGATTTCGAGTGGGCACTTGCACAAGCAAAAGATGGGAATATAGCGGTTCTCACGTTCCACGGTGTCCCGGATCTTGAGCATCCATGGGTTCACACGACACCAGCGCAATTTGAAGTGTATATGGCGCATCTCGCGGAAAATGACTATAATGTCATCGCACTCCGGGACCTCGGTAATTATGTGAACTTTTAATCCAATATATTCAGACCAAGACACACGGAGAGAAAAGATAGAGCAGGTTTGTGCTATGCCAGTGCCTGCTAACTTTGTACACTATGCTTAGAGAATTTACAAATAGTCTAACTCGATGGGATACCTTACTGTTTCACCGTATCTTTGGTTGGGGCGATAAAAGAATCCTAAATTGTTCATTTCGTATTATCTCTTGGAGTGCGAACGGATGTCTGTACCCGTTTGTTGCGCTTTATGTACATTTGACGTTCGGCGCGGGGACCAGCAAACCCCTTCTTCTATCAGCGATCCTCGCATTTCCACTTGAGAGACTCCTCTATCACTTCCTGAAACAGTCAATGAAACGCGATCGACCATACAAGCGGATCATGGATGTCCACTTTCGGGTTCGCCCGCCCGATCAGTTTAGTTTTCCATCAGGACATACTGCGTCTGCTTTCTTGATGATGACGTTGTTATCGAATACCTTTCCGGCACTACAAATCCCGACGCTTTGTTGGGGAGCCTCCGTGGGTGTTGCGCGCGTATATCTCGGTGTACATTATCCGACGGATGTACTCGCAGGCGCGCTCCTCGGTATCCTTACCGCACAGATAGGTATGTGGTTTATAATGTAGACGAGAAAGTGTTTGAAAAATTGTATTCAGGACTTACGCAATTTTGACCGTCCGGCATTCTGTGAGATGGAAATACTTGGCCAAACATAGCCCTTTGGAATGCACAACCTAACAGGTTATGCTACAAAACAGCGCTAATAAGGTGTTCCATTTGTTGTCAAAGCACACCAACGCGAAGCGAATAGATGATTGAAGAGGGCTTCTTGTGCCGCCGGGGTCTTAATCTGCTTGAGTGCCATTGCGGCGTGAAAACGGACATACCGATTTTCATCTTCCAGCTGTGCAACGAGGGCAGGAATAGCGGGTTCGGCAACTGTGCCTAATTTCGCTAAAGCGCGAGCGGCGTTATCGCGAACCCAATGATAGTCATCACGCAACCCTGCCGTTAAGACTTGGATAACCTCGGATAAATCTACATCCTGAGACACCTGTTGTCCGATGATTCCGAATCCCTCAGTAGCGTGTCGTCGGACCCATGCGTTAGGATCTTGTGCGGCGCGTGTTAGGACAGGTATCGCTTCCGCTGCCACTTTTCCCATGTCCGCCAAGGCAAACGTGGCACTCGCCCGGACGGAATCATCCGCTGCTTGTATGGCATCAATGAGGGTTGGGATCGCGGGTGCGCCGATGAGGCTCAAAGCGTATCCAGCATATTCACGGATCGCATCAGACGGACTGTATAAGGCTTGTTTCAAGGCAGGCACGGCAGCGGCACCAACCCGTCCCAAGCGATAAGCTGCATTAAGCCTCCCTCTCTCATTGCCGCTATCCAAATTTCCAATGAGGGTATCCACCTCAGTGTGCGAAACCCCGTTGGTCGTGCCGTTCTGTTTCCCGTTATACCAGTCCCATAACGATTCCCACAATTCTGGATGTTCGGGATCTTCACCGTTGCCGAGAACACCCCAGTCTGCAGTTTCGCTTTTCCACACAGGTGCTTGCGGCTCATCGAGCCGGATAAAGAGGAACTTCAACATATACCGCCGCTTGTCGCTGCTATTTGGCATTGCGCGGTGCCATAAATCGTAGTGAACGATGGTTA is drawn from Candidatus Poribacteria bacterium and contains these coding sequences:
- a CDS encoding CRTAC1 family protein, whose translation is MPTFLRLCVLICLCIPAEADVRFTDVTELSGVEFRHATGATGERYMPETMGAGCAFFDYDTDGHLDILLANGTPWELAGTTYTPRLYRNIGSGRFVDVTEAAKLNVPMYGMGITVADYDNDADPDVYFTNVGENRLFRNNGDRTFTDVTGFAAVADPNWSTSAAFFDADNDGWLDLFVCNYVEWTPETDLPCTVISTTDNKRHRTYCTPTVYTGQSARFYRNRGDGTFTDLTVQAGLYNPIGKSLGVTLLDYNRDGWIDLAVANDTEPNFLYRNNGDGTFTDEALVMGIAFSETGRARGGMGIDAADVYNNGGTAIAIGNFSNEKSAFFYAESGDPYFTDNANRVQIADLSYRSLTFGVLFFDCNLDGVLDLFCVNGHIEPEVLRYQQHTPYAQLPSLFQNQKDGTFRDITKHAGLVREGVGRGCAYGDYDNDGDLDLLVSNNGVKTEYAGAWLLRNDTEPLSNYLRVKTVGVRSNRDGIGTQVRVTSGDSLQYQMVRTGSSYCSQSETILTFGLGETETVAQLEIQWPSGEVDRYVALKANQTIEAIEGASKK
- a CDS encoding aldo/keto reductase; amino-acid sequence: MIDRRGFLKSMAGLTTGILLSSACAEGDEANIASDRLGTLLPTRRLGRTGEAVTMLALGGWHIGEMSEAEAQKTIDIALEGGVRFFDSAESYQRGGSESRLGKLLVPKYRDDVFLMTKTTAITADGAWRHLEGSLSRLNTEQLDLWQVHSIRNPADVDERIDNSILDVMLEAKETGKTRYIGFTGHSSPAAHERMLERTDIFDACQLSMNLVDMNYESFIERVVPTLVERNIGVIGMKALANGGFFGGSRHGKHGSNPKVVPDKVSVSEAIRFVWSLPVSTLVTGPDNAEQMQEKIDIAKKFTGMEDDERQALIDKVEDMAGTTVEFYKA
- a CDS encoding polysaccharide deacetylase family protein, with amino-acid sequence MENASPKEIPDKLVVLTFDDGCKSQATFVGPLLSAYDFGATFYITEGLNFLRNKEAYMTWEEVRGLHDAGFEIGNHTRHHRNVTQQSAAELRGDLSHIDVRCAASGIPKPTTFCYPGYSHGEAAVEVLAEHGFHFARRGVAPEFPYDGEGGRGPAYNPTVHHRLLIPTTGASGPHWNFDDFEWALAQAKDGNIAVLTFHGVPDLEHPWVHTTPAQFEVYMAHLAENDYNVIALRDLGNYVNF
- a CDS encoding phosphatase PAP2 family protein produces the protein MLREFTNSLTRWDTLLFHRIFGWGDKRILNCSFRIISWSANGCLYPFVALYVHLTFGAGTSKPLLLSAILAFPLERLLYHFLKQSMKRDRPYKRIMDVHFRVRPPDQFSFPSGHTASAFLMMTLLSNTFPALQIPTLCWGASVGVARVYLGVHYPTDVLAGALLGILTAQIGMWFIM
- a CDS encoding HEAT repeat domain-containing protein, with product MNKPTLQLTDQEMRDFIINGYVKIKTDFPPSFHENIRQQLDTMFEETGNLGNNVLPLIPEIQEVFDHPLVHGAMQGVLGENYVMHSHRYCHFNQQGSEGQNFHKDSYEGDEQIRRHRCRWTMAFYYPQDVTEDMGPTAVLPGSQYYETGESAHQQPELALTGEAGTVTIVHYDLWHRAMPNSSDKRRYMLKFLFIRLDEPQAPVWKSETADWGVLGNGEDPEHPELWESLWDWYNGKQNGTTNGVSHTEVDTLIGNLDSGNERGRLNAAYRLGRVGAAAVPALKQALYSPSDAIREYAGYALSLIGAPAIPTLIDAIQAADDSVRASATFALADMGKVAAEAIPVLTRAAQDPNAWVRRHATEGFGIIGQQVSQDVDLSEVIQVLTAGLRDDYHWVRDNAARALAKLGTVAEPAIPALVAQLEDENRYVRFHAAMALKQIKTPAAQEALFNHLFASRWCALTTNGTPY